In the Limanda limanda chromosome 1, fLimLim1.1, whole genome shotgun sequence genome, one interval contains:
- the oclna gene encoding LOW QUALITY PROTEIN: occludin (The sequence of the model RefSeq protein was modified relative to this genomic sequence to represent the inferred CDS: substituted 1 base at 1 genomic stop codon), giving the protein MSSGPHGSPPPYEEDGYTAAPQTAYSYYPDDEFQHFYRWTSPPGILKIMGIIIIVMCVGIFACVASTLAWDTQGGMAGFGGMGGGSYGGGGYGGSYGGGGYGGGGYGGSYGGGGYGAGNNYGYGQLGGNYNDPRAAKGFIIAMAAITFITCLAMFIIIVSHQSLSESRKFYLAVMVICAVLALLMLIAAIVYLVAVNPAGQSSGSIQASQIAGLCAQYQRPQVSGVFVNQYLYHYCVVEPQEAIAVVFGFLVAVALIIMLVFALKTRQKIGNYGKSNILWKKVKIIDEMAPPQDVEAWVNNVSVPPEALPMADYPEKLRGSRSHLDDESTNYDKPPYSYSPQXVHRQRNGAPYSSSSEVASSAGRQKKRRAGRPRRADGQDYDTDYNSSGDELDDNDFDSEVSPITNEKERNDCKREFDREHQEYKDLQAELDTINKNLSEVDRELDDLEEGSPQYLDALDEYDRIKSIKKSADYQVKKRRCKYLKSKLNHLKKMVSDYDRRA; this is encoded by the exons ATGTCCTCGGGACCCCATGGAAGTCCACCTCCCTACGAGGAAGATGGATA CACCGCCGCTCCGCAGACGGCCTACTCTTACTATCCAGATGATGAATTCCAGCATTTCTACCGCTGGACGTCTCCACCAGGCATCCTCAAAATCATGGGCATCATAATCATCGTGATGTGCGTCGGCATATTTGCTTGTGTAGCCTCCACTCTGGCTTGGGACACCCAGGGGGGCATGGCTGGTTTTGGGGGTATGGGGGGAGGCAGTTATGGTGGTGGCGGGTATGGTGGCTCCTATGGAGGCGGCGGTTATGGCGGCGGCGGTTATGGTGGCTCCTATGGAGGCGGCGGCTATGGAGCTGGAAACAACTATGGCTATGGTCAACTGGGAGGGAACTACAATGACCCCCGAGCAGCCAAAGGGTTTATCATTGCCATGGCAgccatcaccttcatcacctgcCTGGCCATGTTCATCATCATTGTGTCCCATCAGAGCCTATCAGAGAGCAGGAAGTTCTACCTAGCAGTGATGGTCATCTGTGCCGTCCTAGCACTGCTAATGCTAATTGCGGCCATAGTTTACTTGGTGGCAGTGAACCCCGCCGGGCAGTCCTCTGGGTCGATCCAGGCTAGCCAGATCGCTGGCCTGTGTGCTCAGTACCAACGACCACAGGTGTCAGGAGTGTTCGTCAACCAGTACCTTTACCACTACTGTGTGGTGGAGCCACAAGAG GCCATCGCCGTGGTGTTTGGCTTCCTGGTCGCCGTCGCTCTGATCATCATGCTCGTCTTTGCTCTGAAGACTCGCCAGAAAATCGGAAACTATGGCAAGAGCAACATTCTGTGGAAGAAAGTGAAGATCATCGACGAGATGGCGCCACCTCAGGATGTGGAGGCATGG gtgaACAATGTGTCCGTTCCCCCTGAAGCGCTCCCGATGGCAGATTACCCTGAGAAGCTGAGAGGCTCCAGGAGCCACCTGGATGACGAGAGCACCAACTACGACAAACCTCCCTACAGCTACTCGCCACAGTGAGTACACAGACAGAGA AACGGTGCTCCCTACAGCAGTAGCTCCGAGGTGGCCAGCTCGGCTGGACGGCAAAAGAAGAGGCGTGCAGGTCGCCCTCGCCGCGCCGATGGACAGGACTACGACACCGACTACAACTCCTCAGGAGATGAGCTGGACGACAATGACTTTGACAG TGAAGTGTCTCCGATAACAAACGAGAAGGAGCGCAACGACTGCAAGCGTGAATTCGACCGCGAGCACCAGGAGTACAAGGACCTGCAGGCGGAGCTGGACACCATCAACAAGAATCTGTCCGAGGTGGACCGAGAGCTGGACGACCTGGAGGAGGGGAGCCCACAGTACCTG GATGCCTTGGATGAGTACGACAGGATAAAGAGCATCAAAAAG tctGCAGATTATCAGGTGAAGAAGCGCAGGTGTAAATATCTGAAGTCCAAACTGAACCACCTCAAGAAGATGGTCAGTGATTATGACCGCAGGGCCTGA
- the marveld2a gene encoding MARVEL domain-containing protein 2, with protein MSYGGGFQGRSERVRQAPLYDQVPHGSLPREDSFTLQPLREQRAPHLAKSADPLPAPPLPEQPPVGHEFDPSGSEDNSHPDLDPAIDIKPVHRFVPDSWKNFFRGSTVGSDKWSMPESSVNNNNSTTGGQRCSPPQSPSVPGSYRDPYGGSGGSYNSRKELLEGPDPQESVSGHTYRTGLTYSERVEEYHQRYDYMKSWAGLLRILGCIELLLGAAVFACVCAYIHKDNEWFNMYGYSSPGGAYGGGYNGAITGGSYYSGPKTPFVLVVAGLAWLMTVILLVLGMTMYYRTILLDSSWWPVTEFILNLALAVLYMTAAIIYVRDTTRGGLCSYPVFNNGINGAFCRTEAGQTAAIIFLFVTMVIYLIGAIVCLKLWRHEAARRYRELNGLEMLPSEMRAGRSLVAPGPAPGLKTPEQAQESSVVPIQAAPKFTPAQILQGAIPSGHIPKPVIVPDYIAKYRTVRTDEERDQYRAVFNDQYAEYKELHADVQATQKKFDEMDAMMRGLPQNPTSQMEVDRISRILQDYRRKKNDPTFLEKKERCEYLKSKLSHIKQKIQEYDKVMEWNDGYD; from the exons ATGTCCTATGGGGGAGGCTTTCAGGGACGCTCTGAGCGAGTCCGCCAGGCGCCCCTCTATGACCAGGTACCACACGGCTCCTTACCCCGAGAAGACTCCTTCACTCTGCAGCCACTGAGAGAGCAGAGAGCCCCTCATCTCGCTAAGAGCGCCGACCCCCTCCCGGCCCCCCCTCTGCCAGAGCAGCCTCCTGTGGGGCATGAGTTCGATCCCAGCGGCAGCGAGGACAACAGTCACCCAGACCTCGACCCCGCCATCGACATCAAGCCAGTCCACCGCTTCGTCCCAGACTCCTGGAAGAACTTCTTCAGAGGCAGCACCGTGGGCAGCGACAAGTGGTCCATGCCTGAATCCTCCgttaacaataacaatagcacCACTGGGGGGCAGCGCTGCTCACCCCCTCAGTCCCCCTCTGTTCCCGGGTCATACCGGGATCCCTATGGGGGCTCAGGAGGTAGCTACAACTCCAGAAAGGAGCTTCTGGAAGGACCGGATCCTCAGGAGTCTGTGTCAGGGCACACCTACCGCACGGGTCTGACCTACAGCGAGCGAGTGGAGGAGTACCATCAGCGCTACGACTACATGAAGTCCTGGGCAGGCCTGCTGAGGATTCTAGGCTGTATTGAGCTCCTGCTGGGAGCTGCTGTGTTTGCCTGCGTCTGTGCCTACATCCACAAAGACAATGAATGGTTCAACATGTATGGATACTCCTCTCCTGGGGGAGCATACGGAGGCGGTTACAACGGAGCCATCACAGGCGGGTCCTACTACTCAGGCCCCAAGACCCCTTTTGTGTTGGTGGTGGCAGGGCTGGCCTGGTTGATGACTGTGATTCTATTAGTGCTGGGGATGACCATGTACTACCGCACCATTCTGCTGGACTCCTCATGGTGGCCCGTGACTGAGTTTATCTTGAACCTGGCCCTGGCAGTGCTCTACATGACAGCAG CCATTATCTATGTACGTGACACAACTCGTGGAGGGCTCTGCTCCTATCCAGTCTTCAACAATGGCATCAATGGTGCGTTCTGCAGAACAGAGGCTGGCCAGACTGCTGCCATCATCTTTCTGTTTGTCACGATGGTAATTTATCTGATTGGAGCCATCGTGTGTCTCAAGCTGTGGAGACATGAGGCTGCACGCAGGTACCGGGAGCTGAACGGCCTGGAG ATGCTTCCCTCTGAGATGCGAGCTGGACGCTCATTGGTTGCTCCAGGTCCCGCTCCTGGACTCAAAACTCCCGAACAGGCCCAAGAGTCATCAGTGGTTCCCATCCAGGCTGCTCCAAAGTTTACGCCAGCGCAGATTCTACAGGGAGCTATACCATCAGGACACATTCCAAAACCTGTTATTGTGCCTGACTATATTGC TAAGTACCGAACCGTACGGACAGACGAGGAGCGGGACCAGTACCGAGCTGTGTTCAACGACCAGTACGCAGAGTACAAAGAGCTCCACGCAGACGTGCAGGCCACCCAAAAGAAGTTTGACGAGATGGACGCCATGATGCGTGGCCTGCCCCAGAACCCAACAAGCCAGATG GAGGTGGATCGTATTTCCAGGATCCTTCAGGACTACCGGAGGAAGAAAAAT GACCCAACGTTCCTGGAGAAGAAGGAGCGCTGCGAGTACCTGAAGAGCAAACTGTCTCACATCAAGCAGAAGATCCAAGAATACGATAAAGTCATGGAGTGGAACGACGGATACGACTAA